From one Bos taurus isolate L1 Dominette 01449 registration number 42190680 breed Hereford chromosome 24, ARS-UCD2.0, whole genome shotgun sequence genomic stretch:
- the PSMG2 gene encoding proteasome assembly chaperone 2, which yields MFVPSGDSVPDLAGCTLLMPAVSVGNVGQLAIDLIISTLNMHKIGYFYTDCLVPMVGNNPYATAEENSAELSINAEVYALPSKKLVALQLRSIFIKYKSKSFCEKLLSWVKCSGCAKVVVLSSSHSYHRNDLQLRSTPFRYLLTPSMQKSVQNKIQSLNWEEMEKTPCIPEIDDSEFCVRVPGGGITKLLYDEGCSKEIPIAILLKFVSEGDNIPDALGLVEYLNEWLQIIKPHCEDPTASSLPWKMPSSWRLLFGSGLPPALF from the exons ATGTTCGTCCCCTCCGGGGACTCGGTCCCCGACCTCGCGGGGTGCACCCTCCTAATG ccAGCAGTATCTGTTGGAAATGTTGGCCAGCTTGCAATAGATCTGATTATTTCCACACTGAATATGCATAAGATCGGTTACTTCTATACTGACTGTCTTGTGCCAATGGTTGGAAACAATCCATATGCAACTGCAGAAGAGAATTCAGCGGAGCTCAGTATAAATGCTGAAG TGTATGCATTGCCTTCAAAGAAACTAGTGGCTCTTCAGTTAAGATCCATTTTTATTAAG TATAAATCAAAGTCATTCTGTGAAAAACTGCTTTCCTGGGTGAAATGCAGCGGCTGCGCCAAAGTGGTGGTTCTTTCTAGCAGCCACTCGTATCACCGTAATGACCTCCAGCTGCGCAG TACCCCCTTCAGGTACCTTCTTACACCTTCCATGCAAAAAAGTGTTCAGAATAAAATACAGAGCCTCaactgggaagaaatggaaaaaacccCATGCATTCCTGAAATAGACGATTCTGAGTTTTGTGTCcgtgtccctggaggagggatcaCAAAGCTGCTCTATGACGAAGG CTGTTCTAAAGAAATCCCAATCGCGATTCTGCTGAAGTTCGTTTCAGAAGGAGACAACATCCCAGATGCTCTGGGTCTGGTTGAATATCTTAATGAATGGCTTCAGATAATCAAACCACAT TGTGAGGACCCCACAGCATCTTCCCTGCCCTGGAAAATGCCGAGTTCCTGGAGGTTACTCTTTGGCAGTGGTCTTCCCCCTGCGCTCTTCTGA